Part of the Halomarina litorea genome is shown below.
GTGTCGTCCGCGAGGTCCTTCGCGGCGTCGGTGTCGTCACCGAGTTCTTCGAGGTCGTCGCCGCCCAGTACGTCGTCGGCGACATCCTCGGCTCGCAGGGCAGTTTCGCCCTCGGCGAACACGACGATACGTGTGTCTTGACCCGTTCCGTTCGGGAGCACGATGCCCTCGTCGACACGGTTCGACGGGTCGTTTAGGTCTAGGTCGCGCAGATTGATAGCGAGGTCGACCGTCTCGCGGAAGTTCCGCGGCGGTGCCTCCTCCAACGCGCGAGAGACTGCGTCCTCTATTGCCTGATCTGCCATTGTTCACCTCCGTAGTACGCCACATGGCTGCTACGGCGTGAAACAGGCGTGAAACCTGTCTCGTGTGTATCGTCTAGTGTCCCGGACTTAAACACGTCGAACTGGGTGCGCGAGCGCGCCAGCACGAGGCGGACGTCGGACGGCGCTCGCCGCGGCAGTCGGTCGCTGAGCGGCGATATCGACACGTTCGCTCCGGGAGGCATCGCTGGCGGGCCGTGGAGAACAGAGAGAACCGGACGGGTTACGCGGCGGCCGTCTTCTCGCCGAGTTCGTCGTCGAACTCGCCGTCCTCGACGCGCTGTTTGAACGTGCGCGCGTCCTCGCCCTCGATGGTCACGCCCAGCGAGACGCACGTGCCGGCCACCTCGAGGGCGGCCCCGCGCGTGTCGTAGGCGAGCAGGTCGGGCAGCTTCTGCTCGGCGACGGTCTTCAGCTGTTCGATGGACATGTCCGCGACGAACTCCGACTGCGGCCGACCGCTGCCGGTCTCGAAGCCGAGTTCGTCCTTGACGAGTGCCGCCGTCGGCGGCACACCGACGTCGATCTCGAAGCTCCCGTCGTCCTCGTAGGTGACGGTGACGGGAACCTCGGTGCCGTCGAACGCCGCCGTCTGCTCGTTGATCTCGCTCACGACAGCCTGCACGTCCACGGGCGTCGGGCCGAGTTCCGGACCGAGCGGCGGTCCGGGGTTGGCCTCGCCACCGGGGACGAGCACTTCGATGGTACCTCCCATGTCCGCTGTGTTCCGCCCTTGCGGGTTTAAGAGTTGTCGTCTACGTCCCCACCGGGACTGCGTGACACGGTCGGGAGAGGGGGGTCCGGGGGACGGTCAGGGGACGGCGACGCCCTGCCGGGTGAGCCACTCGCTCGCGCCCTTGATCTCGACGGGACTGCCGATGATCCGGGTGGTGTCGGCACGCTCGACGAACGAGAGGACGAACTCCCGATCGAGGTCCGCCTTGAGTCCCTCGAGGCTTCCGCGTGGGAGGACGATCTGCGTGCTGTCGCGGAACCGTCCGGCGTCGCTCATCGTCTGTTCGTCCACGGGCACCCCGTATTAACATGTTGAAGTCCCGGCGCTCGGGCGGCGAACGTCGATGATTCGGAACGCTCAGAGGTTGACGACGACCAGTCCGACCAGCGCGAGGATGGCCACCGCCCCGCCGACCGTCGCGAGTCCCGTCTCGAAGACGAAACTGAGCGCGGTGTGGGCGAGCGCGACGAACGCGAGGCCGACGAGCAGGAGGTTGTACCCGAGTCGCCGTTTGTCCATATCCCGGATTGGGGACAGCGGCGTAAAGCGGTGACCGTCGCGGCGAGCCACACGGCGGAGACGGGTCACCCCGCCCCGACAGGGCGGAAGGACACGCTTTTGCCCGACGGTGGCGGACCGTGGAGTAATGGGACTTGAGGAGGAGATCGAGGCCATCGAGGAGGAGATAGCCAACACTCCCTACAACAAGTCCACCGAGGCGCACATCGGTCGGCTGAAGTCGAAACTCGCCCAGAAGAAAGAGAAACTGGAGAACCAGTCCTCGGCGGGCGGCGGACAGGGCTACGCCGTCGAGAAGACCGGCGACGCCACCGTCGCCCTCGTCGGGTTCCCCTCCGTGGGCAAGTCGACGCTCCTGAACGCGCTCACCAACGCCGAGAGCGAGGTGGGCGAGTACGAGTTCACGACGCTGAACGTCAACCCCGGAATGCTCCAGTACAACGGGGCGAACATCCAGCTACTCGACGTCCCCGGCCTCATCGAGGGCGCGGCCGTCGGGCGCGGGGGCGGGCGGGAGGTGCTCTCCGTGGTGCGGACCGCCGACCTCGTCCTGTTCGTCCTCTCGGTGTTCGACATCGACCACTACGACCAGTTGCAGAAGGAACTGTACTACAACAAGATTCGACTGGACACCTCCCCCGCCAGCGTCAGCGTCTCGAAGAAACACAAAGGAGGCATCAAACTCACCACCAGCGGCGACGTGGGCCTCGACGACGACACCATCAAGAGCGTCCTGCGCGAGTACGACTACATCAACGCGGACGTCACCGTCCGCGAGGAACTCGACATCGACCGCCTCGTGGACGCCCTCATGGACAACCGCGTCTACCTCCCCTCCATCGTCGCGGTGAACAAGGCCGACCTCATCGACGAGGACTACCTCCAGACCGTCTACGAGCAGTTGCGCGAGCGCGACATCGACCCCGAGGAGGCCGTCTTCATCAGTGCGGAAGAGCAGAAGGGGCTGGAGAGCCTCAAGGAGTCCATCTGGGAGGCGCTCGGCCTCATGCGCATCTACATGGACAAGCCCGGACGCGGGGTGGACTACGAGGAACCGCTCGTCCTCGAACGCGGGTCCACCATCGAGGGCGCCTGCGAGAAACTCGGCGGGGACTTCAAGGAGCGGTTCCGCTTCGCGCGCGTCTCCGGCCCCAGCGCGAAACACGACGAACAGCAGGTCGGGATGGAACACGAACTCGCCGACGAGGACGTCCTCCGACTGACCGTCACTCGATGAGTACGGGATCGGACGAGGAGTCCCCGTTCTGGTCGCCCGGCTTCGACCCGCGCGCCGCCCGACGCCTCCTCTTGCTCGTCGCCCTGGCGTTCGTCCCGTGGACGGTCATCCTCGGACCGGACCTGACGCTCGTCTTCCCGTTCGGCCTCGTCAACGACAACCCGTGGTTCCTCGTCCGCGTCGACGACTACCTCCGGCTCTCGTCGTACGGCCGCTTCGCCTTCATCGACGCGTGGCTCATCGGGGCAGGCCTGTACGCCGTCGCCCTCCTGAGCGCGCTCGGCGGGGTGGCCGGCGTCGAGGACCGACGGCTCACGGGCGGATTGCTCGTGTTCGCGGGGGTGAGCCAGTTCCCCCTCGCGCTGGGGTTCTCCCGGCGGACGGGCTACGTCGGCCTGCCCGTCGGGAGCCTCTTCCTCCTCGCCGCGGCATGGTGGCTCTACTGGTCAGACGTGCGTGCGTGGGTGGGCGCGCGCGTGGAGTGAGCGAAAGAACGGCGAACAGGACGACAGGAACGAAGCCCGAACCCGGTTCGGAGGGCCGGTGCCGCCACCCTTATCGCTCGTCCGGGAGTGTAGGGGGACGTATGCACGCGATTCTCGACCACGTCATGATGCGCGTGGAGGATCTGGACGCCAGCCTCGAGTGGTACACCACGCACCTCGACTACGAGGAGAAGGGCCGCTGGGAGGCCGACACCTTCACGAACGTCTTCCTCGGGCCCGAGGAGATGCACGACGAGGGGGCGCTCCTCGAACTCACGTACAACCACGACGACCGGACCTACGAGCAGGGTGACGCGTGGGGCCACATCGCCGTCCGAACCGACGACGTCTACGACGCCTACGAGGAACTGATGGACGAGGGTGTGGAGGACTACCGCGACCCCGACTCCTGTGGTGGGCGCTACGCGTTCGTGACGGACCCCGACGGCCACGAGATCGAGATCGTCCAGCGCGACCACGGTGTGGAGTGGAGCCTCGACCACACGATGATGCGCGTCGAGGACGCCGACGCCGCCATCGGCTGGTACACCCGCAAGCTGGAGTACGACCTCTTCCGCCGCGAGGAGTTCGAGGACTTCGCGCTGTACTTCCTCAAACCCGAGGACGCCGCCGACGAAGCGATGAGCGTCGAACTCACGTACAACTACGACGGCAGCACGTACGACATCGGCGACTCGTGGGGTCACGTCGCCGTCCGGACGGACGACCTCGACGACGCGTGGGAGACGCTGATGACCCGCCACGCCGAGGACTACCGCGACCCCGAGTCCTGCGATCACAACTACGCCTTCACGAAGACGAACGACGGCCACGAGATAGAAGTCGTCACGCGGTAGTCGCACGAGCACTCCGCGACCGAGCGTCGCGAGGTCGCGTCCCGGCGAGCGACCACCGGGAGCGAGTCGAGGTTTTCGTCCAGGGTTTGCCAGTGAGTGAGTCGGCCGGTGGCCGGCGAGCGAGCGCAGCAAACGGTGGGCGTTCAGGAAGACGAACGACGGCCACGAGATAGAAGTCGTCACGCGGTAGTCACACTGCACGTCCGCCAAAGTCTGTATTCTCCGACACGTTCGGCGTCGAATAATCGCACCCTTCTCGTCGGCCCCGAACTGTTTCTTCCAGCCAGCACGAACGAACCGGTCGAGAGTGTTCGCAATCGGCGACAGTCCGTGCGCACGATACAGGGGTCGAGCGGCGATGATTCACGCTCGTCGACCACCGGAACCAACGCGGACGTTATCGGGAACGATAGTATATATTGGCGGGTTACTGACCATATGTCAGTCTTATGTCCGACTTGCGTCAGACACTCGTCGTGCGAACGGCCGATTGGGACACAAAGCCTATATCCGATGATTTCGGGCTTGAGAGAGCCTAACACACTATTGAGTTCACCAGAAAGCATTTATAATGACGGCCATACCGTTTGGCTGTACCCCTACCCATGGTGACAGTACAACGTTCCCGACCTTTCGCGACCGACGTGGTCGCATCTTCGGAACCCGTGCCGTCGCCACACTGGTAGAACCAGATTCCAACCATGACAGGTACACACAACAAGATTCGTAGCCTTCTGCTGGTTACGCTGATGGTCCTCTCGGTCTTCGTAGGATCTATCGGCCTCGCTGGCGCGCAGTCTACGGGCAACGAGGAGCTGGACGACGGAGGCGTATACTTCGTCGGACAGACCCTCATCGAGAGCAGCGCAGTAAACGGTGAATCGTACTCGCTCGTCGACGGTGACGACAACTTCGTCCGCCAGTACACGGCGGATTCGAACGGCGTCACTATCGACACCGAGAACCTCGAGACCGGCTCGTACACGCTCAGTGGCGATTCCGTGGACAGCTCGTTCACGCTCGCCGAGCAGAGCCTCAACACGGAAGTCGACGGCAACACGCTCACCGTTGACTCCAACCGCGCAGGTTACACGGTCGAAATCACGTCCGACGACCTGAGTGACACGGAGCTCAACACCCTCCTCACCAACGAGGCGGACCCGAGCAACGTTCAGGTCTCCGGCAACTCCAAGGACATCGCGCTGGACACGTCCGGCCTCGAGGGCTCCTACGAGCTCAGCATCGACGTCGTCGACACGTCCGCGAGCGCGAACGCGACTGTCAACGTCGGCGCTGTCTCCGGTGACAGCCTCGAGTTCGAGCAGTCCGTCTACGAGGTCATCGGCGGTGACGTCGGCCAGATCGGAGTGAACTTTGAGGGCAGTGCGACCTCGGGTGAGGTTCAGATCGGTTCCGACGACGTCAACTACAACGTCACGCTGAACGTGAAGGACGGCGCGAACGGTGACGCCGACGGTAACGTCACCATCCTGTTCAACACGTACAACACGACCAACGCTGGCGACGCCTTCAGCGCCGCCGACGAAGACGACTCCGTCAGCGTCGTCGGCTCCGAGCCGACTCTCGACGAGATCATCTCGTCCGAGGCCGCCTACGACCTGAGCGCGCGCCACGGCGGTCAGGAGACCGACGTCGCGACCCTCGCGGTCAACGACGGTTCCATCGGCTCCTTCAGCCTTCTGACGGCACCCGAAAACAGCGATCTGGACTCCGTTAGCGAAATCGAGAACGCCTCGACGGAGCGTAACACCATCGCGCAGGGCGACGAAATCGTCCACCGTCTCGAGGCCACTGGCATCTTCGGTGCACTTCAGGGCGGTCAGCTCAGCGACTTCGCGACCATCAATGTCTCTGAGACCACGGCCGGTCCGAACGACGACCCTGTCACCGAGGAGATCGGCTCTGGCAATTACAACGTCGTCACGGACGGTGAGGGCGTCGTCTACGTCGTCATCGACTCGGACGACCTCCCCAGCAGCATCGACACGGATCAGGAGCTCGAAGTCTCGCTCACGCTTGACGCCGACTCCAAGCTCGTCAGCGAAGACACCGAACTCAACCAGACGTTCGAGATCGTCGACCGTACGGCCGAGTTCGACACTGAGGAAATGGACGGCGAGGACACCATCGTTGTCCGCGCCGAGAACAACGCCTCCATCACGGGTACGACCTCGGTCGCACCCGGTTCGGAGTTCAACGTGCGCGTCCGCTCCGCGGGCGACAGCCCGTTCCTCATGACCGACGAGGTCGAGGTTCAGGAGGACGGCACCTTCGAGGCGAACTTCAACTTCTCGGGCGTCAGCTCGAACACGACGTTCGAAGCGTCCATCACGGGCGGCACGTTCGCTGAACCCCCGACTGACGTCCCTGGTGTCGTCGAGCCCGCACAGCGCGGCTCGGTGAACATCCAGGACCAGACGGTCGCCAACGGTAGCGACCAGACGGTGACCATCACGGCCGCGGTCCTCACGGACGGTGGCTTCATCACCATCCACGACAGCACGCTGCTCGACGGCGAGCTGTTC
Proteins encoded:
- a CDS encoding 50S ribosomal protein L11 → MGGTIEVLVPGGEANPGPPLGPELGPTPVDVQAVVSEINEQTAAFDGTEVPVTVTYEDDGSFEIDVGVPPTAALVKDELGFETGSGRPQSEFVADMSIEQLKTVAEQKLPDLLAYDTRGAALEVAGTCVSLGVTIEGEDARTFKQRVEDGEFDDELGEKTAAA
- a CDS encoding VNG_1110C family protein, with translation MSDAGRFRDSTQIVLPRGSLEGLKADLDREFVLSFVERADTTRIIGSPVEIKGASEWLTRQGVAVP
- a CDS encoding OBG GTPase family GTP-binding protein, producing MGLEEEIEAIEEEIANTPYNKSTEAHIGRLKSKLAQKKEKLENQSSAGGGQGYAVEKTGDATVALVGFPSVGKSTLLNALTNAESEVGEYEFTTLNVNPGMLQYNGANIQLLDVPGLIEGAAVGRGGGREVLSVVRTADLVLFVLSVFDIDHYDQLQKELYYNKIRLDTSPASVSVSKKHKGGIKLTTSGDVGLDDDTIKSVLREYDYINADVTVREELDIDRLVDALMDNRVYLPSIVAVNKADLIDEDYLQTVYEQLRERDIDPEEAVFISAEEQKGLESLKESIWEALGLMRIYMDKPGRGVDYEEPLVLERGSTIEGACEKLGGDFKERFRFARVSGPSAKHDEQQVGMEHELADEDVLRLTVTR
- a CDS encoding TIGR04206 family protein, with amino-acid sequence MSTGSDEESPFWSPGFDPRAARRLLLLVALAFVPWTVILGPDLTLVFPFGLVNDNPWFLVRVDDYLRLSSYGRFAFIDAWLIGAGLYAVALLSALGGVAGVEDRRLTGGLLVFAGVSQFPLALGFSRRTGYVGLPVGSLFLLAAAWWLYWSDVRAWVGARVE
- a CDS encoding VOC family protein, with amino-acid sequence MHAILDHVMMRVEDLDASLEWYTTHLDYEEKGRWEADTFTNVFLGPEEMHDEGALLELTYNHDDRTYEQGDAWGHIAVRTDDVYDAYEELMDEGVEDYRDPDSCGGRYAFVTDPDGHEIEIVQRDHGVEWSLDHTMMRVEDADAAIGWYTRKLEYDLFRREEFEDFALYFLKPEDAADEAMSVELTYNYDGSTYDIGDSWGHVAVRTDDLDDAWETLMTRHAEDYRDPESCDHNYAFTKTNDGHEIEVVTR
- a CDS encoding DUF7282 domain-containing protein yields the protein MTGTHNKIRSLLLVTLMVLSVFVGSIGLAGAQSTGNEELDDGGVYFVGQTLIESSAVNGESYSLVDGDDNFVRQYTADSNGVTIDTENLETGSYTLSGDSVDSSFTLAEQSLNTEVDGNTLTVDSNRAGYTVEITSDDLSDTELNTLLTNEADPSNVQVSGNSKDIALDTSGLEGSYELSIDVVDTSASANATVNVGAVSGDSLEFEQSVYEVIGGDVGQIGVNFEGSATSGEVQIGSDDVNYNVTLNVKDGANGDADGNVTILFNTYNTTNAGDAFSAADEDDSVSVVGSEPTLDEIISSEAAYDLSARHGGQETDVATLAVNDGSIGSFSLLTAPENSDLDSVSEIENASTERNTIAQGDEIVHRLEATGIFGALQGGQLSDFATINVSETTAGPNDDPVTEEIGSGNYNVVTDGEGVVYVVIDSDDLPSSIDTDQELEVSLTLDADSKLVSEDTELNQTFEIVDRTAEFDTEEMDGEDTIVVRAENNASITGTTSVAPGSEFNVRVRSAGDSPFLMTDEVEVQEDGTFEANFNFSGVSSNTTFEASITGGTFAEPPTDVPGVVEPAQRGSVNIQDQTVANGSDQTVTITAAVLTDGGFITIHDSTLLDGELFSSVRGTSDYIEPTGEDAVRNVEITLDNPYNESGTAIAMPHLDTNDNQQYDFVTSEGEDDGPYTENGEPSTDSAELTLEEGNESENGSASVTVEDQTTNGETVTVASANLPEGGFVTIHDSTLQDGATIESVRGTSDYLEAGENSDINVSLDSAFEQGEHTVIAMPHMDTNGNQQYDFVSSDGSEDGPYTDADGNIVTASATLTVGQGNGTNGTDNGTDNGTDNGTATATATPDSNTTETATSSPTDEPTTTSGDGPGFGVLVALVALVGAALLAVRRNN